TCGGATATATTTAGTTATCTCTTTAAAATTATTTAAATCATTCCAATAGTTTAAATGACTTTCTAATTTTTTAAGCGAAGATTTCCTCCCCCAAAGTAGCTCATTTCCAAAGAATGAAGAAAGCTGTGTTGAGGTCTCTAAATTAAAGACATAATTGCTTTTTACAATATTTATGGATTTTCTTATTTCATTCAAAGTCAAAGTTTTATAGTCAAATATTTCATCTATTGTTTTATTTATTTGCTGCTCTACTAAATAGGTATCTTTGTTTTCAAAACTTGCTTCAATAATAAATAATCCGCCTAATTCTCCTGCATTTACATCTACATATATAGATTCAACAATATTTTTATCTTCTTTTAAAATTTTTACTAACCTGCTATTTCTCCCTACAGAAAGTATTGATGCTAATATTTCTAATCCAATAATATATTTTTGATTATTGAGGTTTGGGATAAACCAAGCCATAAATATCCTTGAAAATTCTAAATTATCAAACTTAATCACCTCTCTTCCTTTTCTAATTTGCAAGTCAGGTTTACTTTTTTTTAGATTTGTAAAATTTGAATCCTTAAGTATTGGTCTTTTATTTATCCCAGATAAATCACTTTTTTTAAATGTCTTATAAATATCTTCTGAGAGATTTCCCGCAATGGCAATACAAATTTTATCGCATGTGTAATGATTACGATGAAATTTTTTAAGATCATTTATCTCTAATTTTTTAATACTTTGTTCAGTTCCTAATATTGAATTGGCATAATTGGAACTTAACCAAACCCTATTTAAAAAGTAATTAAATAATTTTTCTTCAGGCTGATCATTTTGTTGTTTTATTTCATCAATGACTACGCCTTTTTCTTTTGTGAATTCATCAATATTAAAATTTGGAGAAACAATTATGTTTGTCAAAAGGACAAGTGATTCTCTAAAGTTATTCGGGGGGATGAGGACATGGTAGTGTACATCATCATAACCTGTTGAAGCATTGCTTAAACCTCCAAGTGATTCAATTTTATGATCAAATTCACCTGGCATTATTTTGTTAGAGCCTTTAAAAATCATATGTTCTAGAAAATGAGCAGTGCCGTTTTTATCAACCTCCTCAAATGAAGAACCTGCTTTGCACCAAATATCAATGCTTATAAGCGGCAATTCTTTATTATCCACAAATACACATCTTGTTTTGCTTGAATGGGTGTAGTAGCTAACGTTCCCTACATTCATTTAAAATCTCTCTTTAATTCTATTTTGATCCTTTTTAATCTTGTTGTCTGAATCTTTAACTAAAACTAAATTAACAGACCCTCTTATTTTGAACTTGTTACAAAATATAAGAGAGCACAGATCCATGCTTGAAAACCTTAAGAGTATAAAGATTGATCCAAAGCTTACCAATATAGTTTCCAACGAAATAGGTAAAGAACTATTCATAGAAAACGAATTTCATAAAGCGAAAGGATTTAGAAAGTTACATATCGAAGTGGCAGAATTTTCAAGAAATCTTAAAATTTTACACTGTGTTTTTTTTCCTGATCCGAAGTTTGATATCCCAATTTTTGGTATGGATTTAGTTAAAATAAATGATATTGTTTCTGCTGCAATTGTTGATTTATCGCCTGCATCTAAAAATCAAGATGTCAAATACGAAAATCTTCTTTCTGCAGTAGATAAAAGTTCTTTCACCTTATTGCGGGAGATTCCTAAATGGGGGGAGATATTTTCTAAAAATGTATTTTTTGCTTCTTTAAAAAACGATTCAGAAAAAAATGCTTTTTGCAAGATAGTTAATCAATACCTCTCTATTTTAATCAAATTAAGTAGAGAAGCCAGACCCGAATTTAATAAGGAAATTATTCAAGAGAGAAAAAATTATCAAAAAAATTATTGTTTGCAACAGATGAAGAATGAAAAGACGAGTATGGTTCTCTTAAAATATTTTGATGAAAAATGGGTAAATAATTATATAAAAACTGTACTATTTGATTTCTAATGCGTCTAAAAACATACAAAAAGTTTTTTATTAGTGTGTTTTTATTAACACCATTATCTCTTGGGATTATTTCCTGCTCAGGCAATAATAAATCAAGTCCTAGATTAAAAGAGGAAATAACTGCAAATTTCATACCCCCCATTACAGCTGTTGCGGCACTGGGTCAACTTTCTCCTTCGGGAGAAGTCAGGCAATTGGCAGCTCCCGTAAGTCAGTTTGGTTCGTCTCCTCGAATAACTGAACTTTTAGTAAATGAAGGAGATTTTGTGAAGAAGGATGATGTGCTTGCAATTTTCGAAAACAGAGAAAAGTTAATCTCAGATCTTGATATGCATAATAAATTAATCGATACTGTTAACCATGAAATTTCCTTAAAGAAAGATCAAATTAAGAGGTATGAATTAGCTTTGAGCAAAGATGTATATTCTTTTGTACAGTTGTCGCAGAGAAAAGACGAATTGTTAAAATTGCAAAAACAAAAAATAACCTACATCGGAGATAAAAAAAATATCGAGATAGATTTATTTAACTCAGAATTAAGGAGCCCCATCGATGGTTTTATACTCGAAATAAATACAAGAGTTGGGGAGAGGCCAACAAATAAAGGAATCTTGGATATTGGCTCTAGTCAAAAGATGGAGGCTCTAATAGAGGTTTATGAATCAGATATTGATAGAGTCTTTTTGTCTCAGAATGTTGAATTGAGCAGTGAGAATGGTGGCTTCAAAGAAATTCTAAAAGGCAAGGTTATAAGGATAAGTCCTCAGGTTAAACAAAGAAAAGTTTTATCAACTGATCCAACTGGGGATGCTGATTCTCGTATTGTCGAAGTACTTGTAAAACTAGATAAAGAATCTATGGAGCTTGTGCAATATTTCTCAGGGATGAAAGTGATAGCAAAATTTATTCCCTAATGCATTTTTCTCTTTTAAAATTCAGAAAAATACCGTTAGCTTGGTTATTATTGACAAGGCAACCATTAAGGTTGATGGTCGCAATTGCAGGGATAAGTTTTGCTGGAATTTTGATGTTTATGCAACTTGGTTTCAGAGATGGTTTATTTGATACGAGCGTAACTATCCATAAACTTTTAGATGCTGATCTAGTTTTAATAAGTCCCAGATCGAAAAGTTCTATTAGCATGAGTGGATTTCCAAAAAGAAGATTGATTCAAACTCTAGCTGTAGAAGATGTAGAAAAAACTGCTCCAGTAAATTTAAATTATTTACTATGGAGAAATCCCGAAAATCTTAAAACTAGATCGATACTTGCTTTAGGCTTTAACCCCTCCGATTCACTTCTATTAGATGATGGTTTCTCAAAAAAAGCTTATAAATTAAGAAATCCATCAAGAGTACTATTTGACAAACTTTCTAGGCCCGAATTTGGACCAATTGAAGAATGGTTTTTATCAGATCAAAAAGTTGAAACTGAGGTTGCAGGAAAAAGAGTAATTGTGGAAGGTCTTGTCGAATTGGGACCATCTTTCGGTGCAGATGGTAATTTAATAACTAGCAGAGAAACTTTTTTAAGACTTTTTCCTGCAAATCCTCCAGGGAGTATAGAAATTGGTTTAGTAAAGCTTAGAAAAGGATCTGATCATGAATTAATTTCTAGAATTTTAAATAACTCACTCCCAAATGATGTACGTGTTTTAACAAAAAATCAATTTATAGAATTTGAGAAGAATTATTGGAAAAATAGTACTGCAATAGGTTTTATATTTAGTTTGGGAGCTTTGATGGGTTTTGTTGTAGGTTGTGTGGTTGTTTATCAAATACTTTATAGTGACGTTACTGACCACCTCGCAGAGTATGCGACCTTATTGGCGATGGGGTATAGACTGAAGTCTTTATTTTTTGTCGTTGCAAGAGAGGGATTTTTGTTGGCATTTTTTGGTTATTTACCTGCTTATTTCGCTGGTCAAATACTTTATTCAGTTATAAGAAACTCTACTAAGCTCCCAATAATAATGGATGCAGATAAAACGATTTTGATTTTTGTATTAGTTTTAGTTATGTGTATGGGCTCTGCTGGTATTGCTATGCGTAAATTAGTTGATGCTGATCCAGCTGAAATTTTTTAATAATTAAGAATATTAATGGTTAAAGCTGATAAATCAAAAAATAACACTAAGATCTTAAAAACTGTTTCAATAAATAATTTGAGTCATTTTTATGGAAAAAATGAAAATAAAAAACAAGTCCTTAATAATGTTAATTTAAATATTGATAAAGGAGAATTGGTTCTTTTAAAAGGACCTTCTGGATGTGGCAAAACAACTCTTTTAACCTTAATTGGTGCTTTGAGAACCTGTCAAAGTGGAGATTTAACTGTATTAAATAATCAGTTAAATGGAGCATCAAGAAAAACGCGTCAGATTCTTAGAAGAAGTATTGGGATGATTTTTCAAGGTCACAATCTGTTGAGATGTTTAACAGCCGAACAAAATGTTCAAATGGGTGCCGATTTAATAAAAGGGCTAACATATTTGCAAAGACGTGAAATTGCAAGAAATTGGTTGTCAGCAGTAGGGTTAGAAGAACATTACAAGAAGTTGCCCAATGACTTATCTGGAGGGCAAAAACAGAGAGTAGCAATTGCTCGAGCGTTATCAGCTAATCCAAAACTTTTACTTGCTGATGAGCCGACTTCTGCTTTAGATAGCATTACAGGAAGGGAAATAGTTACCCTTTTAAGAAAATTAGCAAAAGAACAAAATTGCTCTGTACTTATGGTGACTCACGATCCAAGAATTTCTGATATGGCTGATAGGATATTAAATATGGAAGATGGTAAAATATATAGTGCCCATAGTGAGCTAGTATAGTTAAAAGTTAAAAATTTCATGTCAAAGAGAAGGAATTTAAAAAAAGAAAAGCAAGAACGTAATCGAGCATATGCCAGAAAGTTCAAAAAAAGGAAATTAAGAGCTGACGGAAGACCTGATGGTGGAAATGTTACAGGTACAGCAAATAATGGCGGGGCAGCTGATTAGGAAAAATCTCTTATTTTTATCTTTCTGAGTTCTTTTATAATGAATATTTAAAGTGTGATCATGAATGTAAGTATTGTTATACCGACTTACAATAGAAAACCTATTTTAGAGAAATGTCTTGTTGCGCTAGAGAATCAGAAATTAAATAAAAATACTAGTAATTATGAAATTATAGTAGTTGATGATGGATCTACTGATGGAACAAGCTCGTGGATAAAAAAAAATAAAGCTAATCTTCCACACGTTGTCCTATTTGAACAAGAACATAGTGGACCTGCACTAGGAAGAAATCTTGGAGTAATTAAATCAAAATATGAAATTATTATATTTATTGATAGTGATCTAATTGTTTTAGATAATTTTATAACTTGCCATGTAGATCAATTACTTTCCTTTTGGAGGAAAAATAATAAGAAGTGTTTTACCTATGGTACTGTGATCAATACATCTAATTTTCTATATCCTCAGAGTGAAAAACATAAAATCATAGATACTTCTTTTGCCTACTTCGCTACTGGAAATGTCGCGATATCAAAAGAATTGATTTTAAGTGTTGGCTTATTTGATACTTCTTTTAGCCTTTATGGTTGGGAGGATTTGGAACTAGGAGAAAGATTAAAAAAAATAGGGACAAAATTAATTAAATGTCCTAATGCAGTAGGTTTTCATTGGCATCCACCTTTTAATTGCGATCAAATAGAATCATTGATAAATCAAGAAAAAGAGAGGGCAAAGATGGCATTAATTTTTTATAAAAAACATCCAAATTTGAGGGTTAGATTTATGATTCAATTAACTCCTCTTCATATTTTACTTTGGCAGTTCCTTTGCCTAGGAGGAATAATTAGTGTTGATAGAATCCTACCATTACTTAGATTTTTAGTTAGTTTAAGAAGACATAGACTTGCACTTGAGATACTTAGGCTCCCATTAAATTTGATTTACATTAAGCAGTTAACCAAATCAAGATAAAAAACTTTTAGAAATACACATCACTTGCTACAATTATTAAAATTAAATCCACACATCTGACAGTTTCGGGTGAATTATTAATTTAAATTCCCCGTCAGATGGAGGCTAACCCGAAACCTTTAAATTATGGCTGTTGTATCACTATCTGAAATGATGGAAGCTGGTGCTCATTTTGGGCATCAAACTAGGCGTTGGAATCCCAAAATGTCTAAGTATATATATTGTGCGAGAAATGGAGTACATATTATTGATCTTGTAAAAACAGCATTATGTATGAATAATGCATACAAATGGACAAGGAACGCAGCAAAAAGTGGTAAACGTTTCCTATTTGTTGGGACAAAAAAACAGGCTTCAGACGTAGTTGCCCAAGAAGCAACTCGATGCGGAGCTGCATATGTAAATCAAAGATGGCTTGGGGGAATGCTGACAAATTGGACAACCATGAAGGCTAGAATTGAAAGATTGAAGGAACTAGAAAGAATGGAAAGTAGTGGTTTGATTGCAATGAGGCCTAAAAAAGAAGCTGCAGTTCTAAGGAGAGAACTAGAAAGATTACAAAAATACTTGGGGGGACTTAAGGGTATGAGGAGATTACCAGACGTAGTGGTTTTGGTTGATCAGAGAAGAGAATCAAACGCAGTTCTAGAAGCTAGAAAATTAGATATCTCATTAGTATCAATGTTGGATACTAACTGTGATCCAGATTTGTGTGAAGTACCAATTCCATGTAACGACGATGCCGTTAGATCTGTTCAACTTATTTTAGGAAGACTTGCAGATGCCATTAATGAAGGCAGGAAGGGATCAAATGCCGAAAGAAAAAATTAAATTTTAATTTAAAACTTACTAATCACTATTTTTATTAATTCAATGGCAAACATTACAGCAAAACTCGTAAAAGATCTTAGAGATAAGACTGGTGCAGGAATGATGGATTGCAAAAAAGCTCTTAAAGAAACTGATGGAAATGTTGATAAAGCTTTGGAATGGTTAAGAAAGAAAGGTATAGCTAGTGCTGAAAAGAAGTCCGGAAGAGTTGCGGCTGAAGGCTCTATTGGTAGTTATATACATACAGGATCAAGAGTTGGAGTTCTACTAGAATTAAATTGTGAAACTGATTTTGTTGCTAGAGGTGATAAATTTCAGTCTCTGTTGAAGGATGTCTCAATGCAGGTGGCAGCTTGCCCGAATGTTGAGTATGTCTCAATTGATGAAATACCAGAAGATGTTGTGGATAAAGAAAAGCAGATTGAAATGGGGAGAGATGATTTATCAGGAAAACCAGAACAAATTAAAGAAAAAATAGTTGAAGGGAGAATAGCGAAAAGACTTAATGAGATGGTTTTGCTTTCACAACCTTATATTAAAGATAGTTCTCTTACTGTTGAGGATCTTGTTAAACAAGCAGCCGCAACAATTGGAGAAAATATCAAAGTAAGACGATTTACAAGATATACGTTGGGTGAAGGTATCGAAAAAAATCAAATGGACTTCGCTGAAGAAGTTGCATCAATGAAATCAAACTAGTTACTTGAATAATTTGAATAATTACGAAGAAATAGATAAAATTAATTCTCAATTAGAGAGAGCAGATATACAAAAAAGAAGATTAATTCGTAATATATATATGGAATATGAACTTTATCTTAATCTTGTAAGAGATCTATTATGCATTTCTGTAGAAAAAGGGCTTTACGAATTATCTATTTCTCTATCAATTAAAGATGATTTCATAAATTCAAATGAACTTTTTTCTCTCTTTGAAAAAAAAATAAGCAAACTTATTTATAAAAAATTACCTTTAATAACAGTAGAACAATTAAAAATAAATAAAATTGAAAAAAACATCAACAAGGAGATTAATTTTAATAGTTTAGGAAGGTCCCCAAAAATAAAGCATGATCAAAAAGAGAAATTTCAAAATGAAGATGTTTGTCAATTTGAAGAACATTTTCAGTTTCAGATTAGTGAAGATATTTCTAATACCTCTGAATATTATCAAGTTGAAAATCATGATAAATTCGTATCACTTGATTTAGATAAGAATGACCATATTAATTATTTATCTAATAACAATGTTATTGAAAATATAGGTGTAGAAAAACAATTTATTTCCTCCATATTAGAATTAATAGATGAAGTTAAGGTTAAAAACCCAAGACATGCTGAGAACTACAATATCAATCAAATGGATATTGCTCCCAAACATCAGAGTCTTAAAAACTTAGATTTAATTGACAAGTCATTGAATAATCTATTATTAAATCTTTCATACAAAATTAACTTAGAATTATTTAAGGCCAATCTAATAAAAAGGATTATATCTCAAGATTCCTTTGAGTACTTAGTAGGCAAAAATTTAATGATAAAATATCCAAATCCTTTTGTAGTCAATTTCGAATTCAATATAAATCATTCATCATCAAATAGCGAAAGTCCTCCAAGTATTATTTTCTTTAATATATCTACTGTTGAGTTGGAATTTAAAAATTTAAATCTTTCTATCCAAAGGAATAAAATAAATGAGCTTAAAAATCAATTTCAGCGTTTGATTAAAAAAGAAAGATACTGGAGGCAAAAAGAAATAACTTTGAATAAAAT
The window above is part of the Prochlorococcus marinus CUG1415 genome. Proteins encoded here:
- the rpsB gene encoding 30S ribosomal protein S2, which translates into the protein MAVVSLSEMMEAGAHFGHQTRRWNPKMSKYIYCARNGVHIIDLVKTALCMNNAYKWTRNAAKSGKRFLFVGTKKQASDVVAQEATRCGAAYVNQRWLGGMLTNWTTMKARIERLKELERMESSGLIAMRPKKEAAVLRRELERLQKYLGGLKGMRRLPDVVVLVDQRRESNAVLEARKLDISLVSMLDTNCDPDLCEVPIPCNDDAVRSVQLILGRLADAINEGRKGSNAERKN
- a CDS encoding M16 family metallopeptidase — encoded protein: MNVGNVSYYTHSSKTRCVFVDNKELPLISIDIWCKAGSSFEEVDKNGTAHFLEHMIFKGSNKIMPGEFDHKIESLGGLSNASTGYDDVHYHVLIPPNNFRESLVLLTNIIVSPNFNIDEFTKEKGVVIDEIKQQNDQPEEKLFNYFLNRVWLSSNYANSILGTEQSIKKLEINDLKKFHRNHYTCDKICIAIAGNLSEDIYKTFKKSDLSGINKRPILKDSNFTNLKKSKPDLQIRKGREVIKFDNLEFSRIFMAWFIPNLNNQKYIIGLEILASILSVGRNSRLVKILKEDKNIVESIYVDVNAGELGGLFIIEASFENKDTYLVEQQINKTIDEIFDYKTLTLNEIRKSINIVKSNYVFNLETSTQLSSFFGNELLWGRKSSLKKLESHLNYWNDLNNFKEITKYIRRDKFTLIASPSK
- the devC gene encoding ABC transporter permease DevC, producing MHFSLLKFRKIPLAWLLLTRQPLRLMVAIAGISFAGILMFMQLGFRDGLFDTSVTIHKLLDADLVLISPRSKSSISMSGFPKRRLIQTLAVEDVEKTAPVNLNYLLWRNPENLKTRSILALGFNPSDSLLLDDGFSKKAYKLRNPSRVLFDKLSRPEFGPIEEWFLSDQKVETEVAGKRVIVEGLVELGPSFGADGNLITSRETFLRLFPANPPGSIEIGLVKLRKGSDHELISRILNNSLPNDVRVLTKNQFIEFEKNYWKNSTAIGFIFSLGALMGFVVGCVVVYQILYSDVTDHLAEYATLLAMGYRLKSLFFVVAREGFLLAFFGYLPAYFAGQILYSVIRNSTKLPIIMDADKTILIFVLVLVMCMGSAGIAMRKLVDADPAEIF
- the tsf gene encoding translation elongation factor Ts; the encoded protein is MANITAKLVKDLRDKTGAGMMDCKKALKETDGNVDKALEWLRKKGIASAEKKSGRVAAEGSIGSYIHTGSRVGVLLELNCETDFVARGDKFQSLLKDVSMQVAACPNVEYVSIDEIPEDVVDKEKQIEMGRDDLSGKPEQIKEKIVEGRIAKRLNEMVLLSQPYIKDSSLTVEDLVKQAAATIGENIKVRRFTRYTLGEGIEKNQMDFAEEVASMKSN
- a CDS encoding adenylate cyclase, coding for MNNYEEIDKINSQLERADIQKRRLIRNIYMEYELYLNLVRDLLCISVEKGLYELSISLSIKDDFINSNELFSLFEKKISKLIYKKLPLITVEQLKINKIEKNINKEINFNSLGRSPKIKHDQKEKFQNEDVCQFEEHFQFQISEDISNTSEYYQVENHDKFVSLDLDKNDHINYLSNNNVIENIGVEKQFISSILELIDEVKVKNPRHAENYNINQMDIAPKHQSLKNLDLIDKSLNNLLLNLSYKINLELFKANLIKRIISQDSFEYLVGKNLMIKYPNPFVVNFEFNINHSSSNSESPPSIIFFNISTVELEFKNLNLSIQRNKINELKNQFQRLIKKERYWRQKEITLNKIR
- a CDS encoding DevA family ABC transporter ATP-binding protein, encoding MVKADKSKNNTKILKTVSINNLSHFYGKNENKKQVLNNVNLNIDKGELVLLKGPSGCGKTTLLTLIGALRTCQSGDLTVLNNQLNGASRKTRQILRRSIGMIFQGHNLLRCLTAEQNVQMGADLIKGLTYLQRREIARNWLSAVGLEEHYKKLPNDLSGGQKQRVAIARALSANPKLLLADEPTSALDSITGREIVTLLRKLAKEQNCSVLMVTHDPRISDMADRILNMEDGKIYSAHSELV
- a CDS encoding HlyD family efflux transporter periplasmic adaptor subunit, yielding MRLKTYKKFFISVFLLTPLSLGIISCSGNNKSSPRLKEEITANFIPPITAVAALGQLSPSGEVRQLAAPVSQFGSSPRITELLVNEGDFVKKDDVLAIFENREKLISDLDMHNKLIDTVNHEISLKKDQIKRYELALSKDVYSFVQLSQRKDELLKLQKQKITYIGDKKNIEIDLFNSELRSPIDGFILEINTRVGERPTNKGILDIGSSQKMEALIEVYESDIDRVFLSQNVELSSENGGFKEILKGKVIRISPQVKQRKVLSTDPTGDADSRIVEVLVKLDKESMELVQYFSGMKVIAKFIP
- a CDS encoding glycosyltransferase family 2 protein, with product MNVSIVIPTYNRKPILEKCLVALENQKLNKNTSNYEIIVVDDGSTDGTSSWIKKNKANLPHVVLFEQEHSGPALGRNLGVIKSKYEIIIFIDSDLIVLDNFITCHVDQLLSFWRKNNKKCFTYGTVINTSNFLYPQSEKHKIIDTSFAYFATGNVAISKELILSVGLFDTSFSLYGWEDLELGERLKKIGTKLIKCPNAVGFHWHPPFNCDQIESLINQEKERAKMALIFYKKHPNLRVRFMIQLTPLHILLWQFLCLGGIISVDRILPLLRFLVSLRRHRLALEILRLPLNLIYIKQLTKSR
- a CDS encoding phycocyanobilin:ferredoxin oxidoreductase, coding for MLSESLTKTKLTDPLILNLLQNIREHRSMLENLKSIKIDPKLTNIVSNEIGKELFIENEFHKAKGFRKLHIEVAEFSRNLKILHCVFFPDPKFDIPIFGMDLVKINDIVSAAIVDLSPASKNQDVKYENLLSAVDKSSFTLLREIPKWGEIFSKNVFFASLKNDSEKNAFCKIVNQYLSILIKLSREARPEFNKEIIQERKNYQKNYCLQQMKNEKTSMVLLKYFDEKWVNNYIKTVLFDF